From Halotia branconii CENA392, the proteins below share one genomic window:
- a CDS encoding DoxX family protein produces MIYQFALGVAIAFFLAVFNFPQLNPHLLSALYNVYPDGFPGLALLLLRVSVGGLFIIHGYPKITHLRQWAESLKVPVFLCFLSAASMLGGGIFLIIGFLTLLATLPILCSMIFAIYIHISGGKPFVAKDPYLISEDQYQGALGKGEPPSWEKAFMYCIMLIAIAVLGPGAYSLDALIFGGI; encoded by the coding sequence ATGATTTATCAATTTGCATTGGGTGTGGCGATCGCCTTTTTTCTAGCTGTATTTAATTTCCCACAGCTAAACCCACACCTGTTGAGTGCTTTATATAATGTGTATCCTGATGGATTTCCAGGACTAGCACTTTTATTACTAAGAGTTAGTGTGGGTGGGTTATTTATCATCCACGGTTATCCCAAGATCACGCATTTGCGACAGTGGGCCGAGTCTTTAAAAGTGCCTGTCTTTCTTTGCTTTTTATCCGCTGCATCCATGTTAGGTGGTGGAATTTTTCTGATTATTGGATTTCTTACCCTCTTAGCAACCTTGCCTATTCTCTGCTCGATGATTTTTGCGATATACATACACATATCTGGAGGTAAGCCTTTTGTAGCTAAAGATCCCTACTTAATTTCTGAAGACCAATATCAAGGCGCTTTAGGAAAAGGTGAACCACCCAGCTGGGAAAAGGCGTTTATGTATTGTATTATGCTGATTGCGATCGCGGTTTTAGGTCCTGGTGCATATTCCCTAGATGCTTTGATTTTCGGGGGCATTTGA
- a CDS encoding SMP-30/gluconolactonase/LRE family protein, which yields MSEAIEIYDDRLRAIVSLDAFLKKLANGAVHSEGPVYFHEDDSVVWSDAHGNRLLRWSLTDNVTVLRDPSDYQSGNYRDLEGRLVACSSGLRAIIRREHDGKWQVLVDRYQGKRLNSPNDLVVKSDSTIWFTDPPYGITEPNQGYGGEQEQSGSYVYRFDPTSGEIDPVVTDMVRPNGLAFSPDESLLYVSDTAAFKIPGGPHHIRVYEVVDDRWAKNGRVFAVIEPGLPDGFRVDEHGNIFTSSQDSVQIYAPDGTQLGKILVPETCANLTFGGKQRDRLFITAGKSLYVIDLNTRGVQL from the coding sequence ATGTCTGAAGCCATTGAAATTTATGATGATCGCCTACGTGCTATTGTGTCTTTAGATGCTTTCCTAAAAAAGCTTGCTAACGGTGCAGTTCACAGCGAAGGGCCTGTTTACTTTCACGAAGATGACAGCGTAGTATGGAGCGATGCTCATGGCAATCGCCTGTTGCGCTGGAGTCTCACCGACAACGTGACCGTCCTCCGCGATCCATCTGATTATCAAAGTGGTAATTATCGTGACTTAGAAGGTCGTCTGGTGGCGTGTTCGTCGGGTTTACGTGCCATTATTCGACGGGAACATGATGGTAAATGGCAGGTTTTAGTTGATCGCTACCAAGGTAAACGTCTTAACAGTCCCAATGATTTAGTAGTTAAAAGTGACAGCACAATTTGGTTTACCGATCCGCCTTATGGTATTACTGAGCCAAATCAAGGTTATGGCGGCGAACAAGAACAAAGCGGAAGTTACGTCTACCGCTTCGACCCTACTAGTGGTGAGATTGATCCTGTAGTCACAGATATGGTGCGTCCTAACGGACTGGCTTTTAGTCCAGACGAAAGCCTGTTATATGTTTCAGATACGGCTGCATTTAAGATTCCAGGCGGCCCTCATCATATTCGTGTTTACGAAGTCGTTGATGACCGATGGGCAAAGAATGGGCGTGTATTTGCAGTCATTGAGCCAGGATTACCCGATGGCTTTCGAGTTGATGAACATGGCAACATCTTTACTAGTTCTCAAGACAGCGTGCAGATATACGCCCCCGACGGAACTCAGTTAGGGAAAATTTTAGTACCGGAAACATGCGCTAATCTGACTTTTGGCGGTAAACAACGCGATCGCCTGTTTATTACAGCAGGCAAATCCTTATATGTTATTGACCTTAATACCCGTGGTGTACAGCTATGA
- a CDS encoding DUF4870 domain-containing protein, which yields MQVTYNSDKRKLLLSLCHGAIFFSTTLFSIGVPIVINLLSDDPIVKSNAKESINFHFNVWFWATVIGVPLGILSWLTFGLGGILFFPIVAFGFLLHWGLTIWALLHCFSQPDEPFRYPFIFRLF from the coding sequence ATGCAAGTTACATATAATTCTGATAAACGTAAATTATTATTGTCTCTGTGTCACGGAGCAATTTTCTTTAGTACAACATTGTTTTCAATTGGTGTTCCCATTGTAATTAACTTACTTTCTGACGATCCAATTGTTAAAAGCAATGCTAAAGAATCAATTAATTTTCACTTCAATGTTTGGTTTTGGGCAACTGTAATCGGGGTTCCACTGGGAATTTTATCTTGGCTTACCTTTGGTTTAGGTGGTATTTTGTTTTTCCCTATTGTTGCTTTTGGGTTTCTACTACACTGGGGGCTAACTATTTGGGCGTTATTACACTGTTTTAGTCAGCCTGATGAACCATTCCGTTACCCGTTTATTTTTCGGTTATTCTAA
- a CDS encoding GMC oxidoreductase yields the protein MTSITEHYDIIIIGTGAGGGTLAHRLAPTGKKILVLERGDFLPREKDNWNPKEVYQKHRYHTDEQWYDKEGKAFQPQTGYWVGGNTKLYGAALVRLRERDFEKVIHKGGISPEWPLKYQDFEPYYTQAEKLYDVHGKEGEDPTEPPRSEPYPYPPVSHEPDMQSLADGIRELGYHPFYLPLGLKLNESDRTKSPCIRCDTFDGYPCLVQAKADAEVNAIRPTREMYANFTLKTNAKVLQLHTSESGREVTNVETEIAGEKHWFAGDIIVVSCGSINSAALLLRSANDKHPNGLANSSDQVGRNFMKQLETAIVSMHLNVNHANFQKTIAVNDFYWGEPDFPYPMGMVQNTGNVLADMIPAEAPPLMAPFVKLIPHFERHLLAQRSVGWWLQTEDLPDPNNRIRVVGDKIHVDYTLNNTEASDRLIHRWTSVLKSIPHSAKHVLPFSIYPRTHLPEQAVAHQCGSCRFGTDPITSVLDINCRTHDVDNLYVVDSSFFPSNSGANPTLTIMANALRVGDHIAERLK from the coding sequence ATGACGAGCATTACAGAACACTACGACATCATCATTATCGGTACAGGAGCAGGTGGAGGGACACTGGCTCATCGTCTTGCACCCACAGGTAAGAAGATTTTGGTGCTAGAAAGAGGCGACTTTTTGCCGAGAGAAAAAGATAACTGGAATCCAAAGGAAGTTTATCAAAAACATCGCTACCATACAGATGAGCAATGGTATGACAAGGAAGGTAAGGCCTTTCAACCCCAGACAGGTTATTGGGTTGGCGGCAATACTAAACTCTACGGTGCAGCATTAGTTCGATTACGGGAACGAGATTTTGAAAAGGTAATTCACAAGGGCGGAATTTCTCCAGAATGGCCTTTGAAGTATCAAGACTTTGAGCCGTACTACACCCAAGCAGAAAAGTTATATGACGTGCATGGTAAAGAAGGAGAAGACCCCACCGAACCACCCCGCAGTGAACCCTATCCTTATCCTCCAGTCAGTCATGAGCCAGATATGCAGTCCCTGGCCGATGGCATCCGCGAACTGGGTTATCATCCATTTTATCTACCACTAGGATTAAAGCTGAATGAAAGCGATCGCACCAAGAGTCCTTGTATTCGCTGCGATACTTTTGATGGATATCCTTGTTTGGTACAGGCAAAAGCTGATGCCGAAGTCAACGCCATTCGTCCTACCCGTGAAATGTATGCTAATTTTACCCTCAAGACTAATGCCAAAGTCTTGCAGTTGCATACTAGTGAGTCGGGACGAGAAGTTACAAACGTAGAAACTGAAATTGCCGGGGAAAAACATTGGTTTGCAGGCGATATTATAGTTGTTTCCTGTGGTTCTATCAATTCAGCTGCCTTATTGTTACGTTCTGCTAACGACAAGCATCCCAATGGATTAGCTAATAGTTCCGATCAAGTAGGGCGAAATTTCATGAAACAGCTGGAAACCGCGATTGTTTCCATGCATCTAAATGTCAATCACGCCAACTTTCAAAAAACGATCGCCGTTAATGATTTTTATTGGGGAGAGCCGGATTTTCCTTATCCGATGGGTATGGTGCAGAATACAGGCAATGTCTTAGCCGATATGATTCCCGCTGAAGCGCCGCCGTTGATGGCTCCGTTTGTAAAATTGATTCCTCATTTTGAGCGCCATTTGCTAGCCCAAAGGTCAGTTGGTTGGTGGTTGCAGACAGAAGACTTGCCAGACCCTAATAATCGGATTCGTGTGGTAGGTGATAAAATTCATGTTGACTATACACTAAATAATACCGAAGCCAGCGATCGCTTAATCCATCGTTGGACATCTGTACTTAAGTCAATCCCGCATTCTGCTAAACATGTCTTACCATTTAGCATTTATCCCCGCACTCATTTACCAGAACAAGCAGTAGCCCATCAATGCGGTAGTTGTCGATTTGGTACAGATCCCATAACCTCAGTCCTAGATATCAATTGCCGTACCCATGATGTCGATAATCTCTATGTTGTAGATAGTAGTTTTTTCCCTTCAAATTCTGGCGCTAACCCGACACTCACAATTATGGCGAATGCTTTGCGCGTTGGTGATCACATAGCTGAAAGATTGAAA